Proteins encoded in a region of the Pseudomonas viciae genome:
- a CDS encoding RNA pyrophosphohydrolase, translating into MIDPDGFRPNVGIILTNDAGQVLWARRINQDAWQFPQGGINPQETPEEALYRELNEEVGLEREDVEILACTRGWLRYRLPQRLVRTHSQPLCIGQKQKWFLLRLISNEQRVRMDLTGKPEFDGWRWVSYWYPLGQVVTFKREVYRRALKELAPRLLTRD; encoded by the coding sequence GTGATCGATCCCGATGGTTTCCGCCCCAATGTGGGGATCATTCTTACGAATGATGCAGGGCAGGTGCTATGGGCTCGCCGTATCAATCAAGACGCCTGGCAGTTTCCCCAGGGCGGGATCAACCCCCAGGAGACGCCGGAAGAGGCCTTGTACCGCGAGTTGAACGAAGAAGTGGGGCTTGAGCGAGAAGATGTCGAAATACTCGCCTGCACCCGCGGCTGGTTGCGCTATCGTTTGCCGCAACGCCTGGTCCGCACGCACAGCCAACCGCTGTGCATCGGCCAGAAGCAGAAATGGTTTCTCCTGCGCCTGATCTCCAACGAGCAGCGGGTGCGGATGGATTTGACCGGTAAACCGGAGTTCGATGGCTGGCGCTGGGTCAGCTATTGGTATCCGTTGGGCCAGGTGGTGACATTCAAGCGCGAAGTGTATCGACGCGCTCTCAAAGAGCTTGCCCCGCGCCTGCTGACGCGCGACTGA
- a CDS encoding HAD family hydrolase, producing the protein MRLALFDLDNTLLGGDSDHAWGDYLCERGFLDAVTYKARNDEFYQDYLAGKLDNAEYLNFCLEILGRTEMDVLAQWHLDYMRDCIEPIVLPQAIELLKKHRDDGDKLVIITATNRFVTGPIAERLGVETLIATECEMIDGRYSGRSTDVPCFREGKVTRLNRWLEETGHSLDGSYFYSDSMNDLALLEVVTHPVAVDPDPNLRAEAQKRGWPVISLRG; encoded by the coding sequence ATGCGGCTGGCTTTATTCGACTTGGACAACACGTTGCTGGGCGGCGACAGCGATCACGCGTGGGGCGATTACCTGTGTGAGCGCGGTTTCCTCGACGCCGTCACGTACAAAGCGCGCAACGACGAGTTTTACCAGGATTACCTGGCCGGCAAGCTCGACAACGCCGAGTACCTGAATTTTTGCCTGGAAATCCTCGGTCGTACCGAAATGGACGTGCTGGCACAGTGGCATCTTGACTACATGCGCGACTGCATCGAGCCGATTGTGCTGCCCCAGGCCATCGAATTGCTGAAAAAGCACCGTGACGACGGCGACAAGCTGGTGATCATCACCGCCACCAACCGCTTTGTCACCGGGCCGATTGCCGAGCGCCTGGGCGTGGAGACGCTGATCGCCACTGAATGTGAAATGATCGACGGTCGCTACAGCGGTCGCAGCACCGATGTCCCGTGCTTTCGCGAGGGCAAGGTGACCCGGCTGAACCGTTGGCTGGAAGAGACCGGGCATTCGCTCGACGGCAGCTATTTCTACAGTGACTCGATGAACGATCTGGCGCTGCTGGAAGTGGTGACGCATCCGGTGGCGGTGGATCCGGATCCGAATCTGCGGGCCGAGGCCCAGAAACGGGGTTGGCCGGTAATCAGTCTGCGCGGCTGA
- a CDS encoding DUF2269 family protein — protein sequence METLTALKLAHVVATALLLAGALGLAIWVWRTRRNGDATAVARMLQRPRLFVWLVMIIALASLPFTGWWMVHQVGWPLGQTWLLASSVLYTVAALAGFWLLVRLNKLRKAPAAGNGKLTFALALFSVVCFIAIAGLMGAKPV from the coding sequence ATGGAAACGTTAACCGCACTGAAACTCGCTCACGTCGTCGCGACGGCGTTGCTGTTGGCGGGCGCCCTGGGGCTGGCCATCTGGGTCTGGCGCACGCGCCGCAACGGCGATGCCACGGCGGTGGCTCGCATGCTGCAACGCCCTCGGCTGTTTGTCTGGCTGGTGATGATCATTGCACTGGCGAGCCTGCCCTTCACGGGGTGGTGGATGGTCCATCAGGTCGGCTGGCCACTGGGGCAGACCTGGCTGCTGGCTTCCAGCGTGCTCTACACCGTGGCGGCGCTGGCAGGGTTCTGGTTGCTGGTGCGGCTGAACAAACTGCGCAAGGCGCCGGCGGCGGGCAATGGGAAATTGACCTTTGCCTTGGCGCTGTTCAGTGTTGTCTGCTTTATCGCCATTGCGGGGTTGATGGGGGCCAAGCCGGTTTAA
- the ilvA gene encoding threonine ammonia-lyase, biosynthetic — protein sequence MLEQYVKKILTSRVYDVAVETPLQTARQLSERLGNSILLKREDLQPVFSFKIRGAYNKLTQLSDEERARGVVTASAGNHAQGLALAAKVLGVKATIVMPKTTPEIKVEGVRSRGGKVVLHGDSFPEALAYSLKLVDEKGYVYIHPYDDPHTIAGQGTVAMEILRQHPGRLDAIFVPVGGGGLIAGIAAYVKYLRPEIKIIGVEPDDSNCLQAAMAAGERVVLPTVGLFADGVAVAQIGQHTFDICKHYVDEVITVSTDEICAAIKDIYDDTRSITEPAGALGVAGIKKYVESRGISGQTLVAIDSGANVNFDRLRHVAERAELGEGREAIIAVTIPEKPGSFKAFCEAIGKRQITEFNYRYNTGSEAHIFVGVQTHPENDPRSALIASLTAQGFPVLDLTDNELAKLHIRHMVGGHAAHVIDEVVLRFEFPERPGALFNFLNKLGGRWNISMFHYRNHGAADGRVVAGLQVPHDERHLVPAALEEIGYPYWDESDNPAYQLFLG from the coding sequence ATGCTTGAACAGTACGTCAAAAAGATCCTCACCTCGCGCGTTTACGACGTTGCCGTAGAAACCCCACTACAGACCGCTCGCCAGCTTTCCGAGCGGCTGGGCAACAGCATTTTGCTCAAGCGCGAAGACTTGCAGCCGGTGTTCTCGTTCAAGATTCGCGGGGCCTACAACAAGCTGACACAACTCAGCGACGAAGAGCGTGCACGCGGCGTGGTCACCGCATCGGCAGGCAACCATGCCCAGGGCCTGGCCCTGGCGGCCAAGGTGCTGGGCGTCAAAGCCACCATCGTGATGCCCAAGACCACCCCGGAAATCAAGGTCGAAGGCGTGCGCTCCCGTGGCGGCAAAGTGGTGCTGCATGGCGATTCGTTCCCCGAAGCCCTGGCCTATTCGCTGAAACTGGTCGACGAAAAGGGCTACGTCTACATCCACCCGTATGACGACCCCCACACCATTGCCGGGCAGGGCACGGTGGCGATGGAAATCCTGCGCCAGCACCCGGGGCGCCTGGATGCGATTTTCGTCCCGGTTGGCGGCGGCGGGCTGATTGCCGGGATCGCGGCCTACGTGAAATACCTGCGCCCGGAGATCAAGATCATCGGCGTCGAACCGGACGATTCCAACTGCCTGCAAGCGGCCATGGCCGCCGGTGAGCGAGTGGTACTGCCCACCGTGGGCTTGTTTGCCGACGGCGTGGCCGTGGCGCAGATCGGCCAGCACACCTTTGATATCTGCAAGCACTATGTGGATGAAGTGATCACCGTCAGTACCGACGAAATCTGTGCAGCGATCAAGGATATCTACGACGATACCCGCTCGATCACCGAACCTGCCGGTGCCTTGGGCGTGGCCGGGATCAAAAAATATGTAGAGTCGCGGGGCATCAGCGGACAGACCCTGGTGGCCATTGATTCCGGCGCCAACGTCAACTTCGATCGCTTGCGCCACGTGGCCGAGCGCGCCGAACTGGGCGAAGGCCGCGAGGCGATCATCGCGGTGACCATTCCCGAGAAACCGGGCAGCTTCAAGGCGTTCTGCGAAGCCATTGGCAAGCGCCAAATCACCGAGTTCAACTATCGCTACAACACCGGCAGCGAAGCACACATCTTTGTTGGCGTGCAGACGCACCCGGAAAACGATCCGCGCAGCGCGCTGATCGCCAGCCTGACCGCGCAAGGCTTCCCGGTACTGGACTTGACCGACAACGAGCTGGCCAAGCTGCACATCCGCCACATGGTGGGCGGGCATGCGGCCCACGTCATCGACGAAGTGGTGCTGCGCTTCGAATTCCCGGAACGCCCGGGGGCGCTGTTCAACTTCCTCAACAAGCTGGGTGGGCGCTGGAATATCTCGATGTTCCACTACCGCAACCATGGCGCAGCGGATGGCCGTGTGGTCGCGGGGCTGCAAGTGCCCCACGATGAACGCCATCTGGTACCGGCAGCCTTGGAGGAAATCGGCTATCCCTACTGGGACGAAAGCGATAACCCGGCGTATCAGCTGTTCCTGGGCTAA
- the rpiA gene encoding ribose-5-phosphate isomerase RpiA: MTQDQLKQAVAQAAVDLILPKLDDKSIVGVGTGSTANCFIDALAQHKGAFDGAVASSEATAARLKGHGIPVYELNTVSDLEFYIDGADESDAHLNLIKGGGAALTREKIVAAVAKTFICIADASKLVSVLGAFPLPVEVIPMARSHVARQLVKLGGDPVYREGVLTDNGNIILDVYNLQITNPVELETQINAIVGVVTNGLFAARPADVLLLGTSEGVKTLSRS; this comes from the coding sequence ATGACCCAGGATCAACTCAAACAGGCCGTGGCCCAGGCCGCTGTCGACCTCATCCTCCCGAAGCTGGATGACAAGAGCATTGTCGGGGTTGGCACCGGCTCTACGGCCAATTGCTTCATCGACGCGCTGGCGCAACACAAAGGCGCATTCGACGGCGCGGTCGCCAGCTCCGAAGCCACCGCCGCACGCCTGAAGGGCCACGGGATCCCGGTGTACGAGCTCAACACTGTGAGCGACCTGGAGTTCTACATCGATGGTGCCGATGAAAGCGATGCGCATCTGAACCTGATCAAGGGCGGCGGCGCGGCCCTGACTCGCGAGAAGATCGTCGCGGCCGTGGCCAAGACCTTCATCTGCATCGCCGACGCCAGCAAACTGGTGTCGGTGCTCGGTGCGTTTCCGTTACCGGTGGAAGTCATCCCGATGGCCCGCAGCCATGTGGCCCGTCAATTGGTGAAGCTGGGCGGCGACCCGGTGTATCGCGAAGGCGTGCTGACCGATAACGGCAATATCATCCTGGATGTGTACAACCTGCAGATCACCAACCCGGTGGAACTGGAAACCCAGATCAACGCCATCGTTGGCGTGGTCACCAACGGTCTGTTCGCGGCCCGGCCGGCGGATGTGCTGTTGTTGGGGACTTCTGAAGGGGTGAAGACCCTGAGCCGAAGCTAA